Proteins from one Malaya genurostris strain Urasoe2022 chromosome 2, Malgen_1.1, whole genome shotgun sequence genomic window:
- the LOC131427482 gene encoding uncharacterized protein LOC131427482, with amino-acid sequence MISKLKSRFDKTESDIIQRFKFNNRIQNPDESVEDFVLSIKLQAEFCNFGNFKESAIRERIVAGLRDKVLQQRLLNEENLTLDSAEKLIATWEMAGANARTLGIASNEEQIASMRQNEPNKGGYAYKKLAKIYNRAQAELNQSQRFENRGSVKDRLGFKPYKQSNAMAKEERTMHKTTFKPAGWRNNQDTYRPESRICDYCGIRGHLKRKCFKLKNSRKEAVKFVDSAEPGPSTLSELFSRFRPHDSESEDEKNSDTCWKRGNHGSSRPTSSR; translated from the exons ATGATTAGCAAGCTGAAATCGCGTTTTGATAAAACAGAGTCGGATATTATACAGCGttttaaattcaataacagGATACAAAATCCAGATGAATCCGTTGAAGATTTTGTGCTTTCGATCAAGCTTCAAGCGGAATTTTGTAATTTCGGGAATTTTAAAGAATCAGCAATACGGGAACGCATTGTTGCCGGATTGAGGGATAAAGTACTTCAGCAACGGTTGCTAAATGAAGAAAATTTAACGCTGGATTCAGCAGAAAAACTAATCGCGACCTGGGAGATGGCAGGGGCCAACGCGCGAACATTGGGTATTGCCTCTAATGAGGAACAAATCGCTTCTATGAGACAGAATGAACCAAATAAAGGCGGTTACGCTTATAAAAAGTTAGCAAAGATATATAACAGAGCTCAAGCTGAATTAAACCAGTCTCAAAGATTTGAGAATAGAGGCTCGGTGAAGGATCGATTGGGTTTTAAACCGTATAAACAGTCTAATGCAATGGCGAAGGAAGAGAGGACAATGCATAAAACAACATTCAAGCCAGCTGGTTGGAGAAACAATCAGGATACGTACCGTCCGGAAAGCAGGATTTgcgattactgtggaattcgaggACATCTAAAGCGGAAGTGCTTTAAGCTAAAAAATTCAAGGAAGGAGGCAGTGAAGTTCGTGGACTCTGCAGAACCTGGGCCAAGTACATTGAGCGAGCTGTTCAGCCGTTTCAGACCACATGATTCGGAAAGTgaggatgaaaaaaattcaG ATACATGTTGGAAGCGTGGAAATCATGGCTCATCGAGGCCAACTTCGAGTCGCTAA
- the LOC131431051 gene encoding large ribosomal subunit protein eL34, producing MVQRLTLRRRLSYNTKSNKRRVVRTPGGRLVYLYVKKQRTVPKCGQCKEKLSGIKPSRPSERPRMCRRLKTVTRTFGGVLCHRCLRERIIRAFLIDEQKVVKVLKAQQLGKPVSKPPKIPKAQPAAASKSK from the exons ATGGTTCAGCGATTGACACTGAGAAGGCGTTTGTCCTACAACACAAAGTCCAACAAGCGACGTGT TGTACGCACTCCCGGAGGCCGGCTAGTCTACTTGTACGTCAAGAAACAGCGAACGGTGCCGAAATGCGGCCAGTGCAAGGAGAAACTAAGCGGTATCAAGCCCTCGAGGCCCAGCGAACGGCCACGTATGTGCCGCCGTCTGAAAACCGTCACGCGTACGTTCGGTGGTGTCCTGTGCCATCGTTGCCTGCGCGAACGCATCATTCGTGCATTCCTGATCGATGAACAGAAAGTCGTGAAGGTACTGAAGGCACAGCAGCTCGGTAAGCCCGTCAGCAAGCCACCGAAAATTCCAAAAGCTCAACCTGCGGCCGCTAGCAAAAGCAAGTAA
- the LOC131431052 gene encoding protein l(2)37Cc, with translation MATQFLNRIGQLGLGVAIVGGVVNSALYNVDGGHRAVIFDRFTGIKQQVSGEGTHFFIPWVQRPVIFDIRSQPRNVPVVTGSKDLQNVNITLRILFRPVPDQLPKIYTILGQDYDERVLPSITTEVLKAVVAQFDAGELITQREMVSQKVSDDLTERAAQFGVILDDISITHLTFGKEFTQAVEMKQVAQQEAEKARFMVEKAEQMKQAAIVSAEGDAEAAALLAKSFADSGDGLVELRRIEAAEDIAYQLSRARGVAYLPAGQTTLLNLPQ, from the exons ATGGCCACACAATTCCTGAACCGAATCGGTCAACTTGGCTTGGGCGTTGCGATTGTTGGAGGTGTTGTGAATTCTGCGTTATATAATG TTGATGGTGGTCACCGTGCGGTAATCTTCGATCGGTTTACCGGTATTAAACAACAAGTGTCCGGCGAGGGAACTCATTTCTTTATTCCGTGGGTTCAACGACCAGTTATTTTCGACATTCGTTCACAACCCCGGAATGTACCGGTCGTGACTGGAAGTAAAGATCTGCAGAACGTAAACATCACACTACGTATCTTGTTCCGACCCGTTCCTGACCAGTTGCCAAAAATTTACACCATCCTTGGTCAGGATTATGACGAGCGAGTACTGCCCTCGATCACCACCGAAGTACTGAAGGCGGTCGTAGCGCAGTTCGATGCCGGCGAGTTGATTACGCAGCGAGAAATGGTTTCCCAAAAGGTTTCAGATGATCTGACCGAGCGCGCGGCTCAGTTCGGTGTTATCCTGGACGACATTTCAATTACGCATCTGACTTTCGGTAAAGAATTCACCCAGGCCGTTGAAATGAAACAGGTTGCCCAACAGGAAGCAGAGAAAGCTCGTTTCATGGTTGAAAAGGCCGAACAGATGAAACAGGCGGCTATTGTTTCGGCAGAGGGTGATGCCGAAGCTGCTGCCCTACTGGCAAAATCCTTCGCTGATAGCGGCGACGGTTTGGTTGAGCTACGACGAATCGAAGCCGCCGAAGATATTGCCTATCAACTAAGTAGAGCGCGAGGCGTCGCTTATCTGCCAGCCGGTCAAACGACGCTGCTCAATTTGCCCCAATAA
- the LOC131431053 gene encoding ras-related protein Rab-30: MMASVRIPEQKIILCGEYGVGKSSIFRRFATNTFVTTADRKSTLGLDHFDRSFTIGERNVKLQLWDTGGMERVASVTSSYYKFAEAAILVFALDNLASFHSLSQHMLDVVTYAENAKIFLVGNKFDLEQSGDPEVTDADMESFCEQCHSLISATYKTSCKTGEGLEEMFQDIANNLVESNRSRLELQALEQHGFKIEPPEEFGEPSCLC, encoded by the exons ATGATGGCCTCGGTGCGCATTCCCGAGCAGAAAATAATCCTTTGTGGCGAATATGGGGTGGGAAAAAGTTCCATTTTCCGACGTTTTGCTACGAATACTTTTGTGACTACCGCTGATCGGAAGTCAACTCTAGGATTAGATCATTTCGATCGGAGTTTCACTATAGGTGAACGAAACGTTAAG CTTCAACTGTGGGATACTGGCGGTATGGAACGAGTTGCATCTGTTACTTCAAGTTACTACAAGTTTGCCGAAGCCGCGATCCTTGTGTTTGCCCTGGATAATCTTGCATCGTTTCATTCCCTCTCGCAGCACATGCTAGATGTGGTGACCTATGCCGAGAATGCTAAAATTTTCCTGGTTGGTAATAAATTTGACTTGGAACAGAGTGGGGATCCGGAGGTAACAGATGCCGACATGGAATCCTTTTGCGAGCAGTGCCATAGCCTCATCAGTGCTACCTACAAAACTTCGTGCAAAACGGGCGAAGGCCTGGAGGAGATGTTTCAGGACATTGCTAACAACTTGGTAGAGTCGAATCGATCCCGACTGGAATTGCAAGCTCTTGAGCAACACGGCTTTAAGATCGAACCGCCTGAAGAATTCGGTGAGCCGTCATGTCTTTGCTAG
- the LOC131427481 gene encoding vesicle transport through interaction with t-SNAREs homolog 1A: MDLIQDYEQQYAVLTAEITAQIGRIVTSFGGERNKLIADIDRQLEESQELLEQIGLEIRDIPQASRAGYTSRLNCYQAELRRLQQEFNNSKSIRSKSANGYDSSVDEFDEIGIQEDQKRRLLDNSERLERTGNHLKEGYRVILETEQIGAQVLQDLSEQRETIQRARGRLRETDAELGRSTRILNSMIFRSLREKIVLISVAVAIFLVLVLSIYFSVSSD, from the exons atggatttAATCCAAGACTACGAACAGCAGTATGCTGTTCTAACGGCAGAAATCACTGCTCAAATAGGCCGCATTGTTACTTCTTTCGGAG GCGAACGTAACAAACTGATCGCCGATATCGATCGGCAACTAGAAGAGTCGCAAGAACTGTTAGAGCAAATTGGTCTAGAAATTCGTGATATACCACAGGCATCGCGAGCGGGATACACTTCGCGGTTGAACTGTTATCAGGCGGAGCTTAGAAGATTGCAGCAAGAATTCAATAACTCCAAATCGATTCGATCAAAGTCGGCAAATGGGTACGATTCATCCGTGGACGAATTTGATGAAATAGGAATTCAGGAAGATCAGAAACGAAGATTGCTCGATAACAGCGAACGATTGGAACGAACAGGAAACCATCTAAAGGAAGGCTACCGTGTAATACTGGAAACAGAACAGATCGGAGCTCAGGTGCTGCAAGATTTGAGTGAACAACGAGAAACCATTCAAAGAGCGAGAGGACGA CTGCGTGAAACGGATGCTGAGCTGGGACGATCGACAAGAATATTGAACTCGATGATTTTTCGATCACTTCgagaaaaaatagttttgattTCAGTAGCTGTTGCGATATTCCTAGTGCTCGTTCTGAGTATTTACTTTTCAGTATCATCTGATTAA